One window from the genome of Oryza glaberrima chromosome 3, OglaRS2, whole genome shotgun sequence encodes:
- the LOC127766950 gene encoding homeobox-leucine zipper protein HOX32 produces the protein MAAAMVAAVHGVGRQDRSSPGGGGAPQVDTGKYVRYTPEQVEALERVYGECPKPSSLRRQQLIRECPILSNIEPKQIKVWFQNRRCREKQRKEASRLQTVNRKLTAMNKLLMEENDRLQKQVSRLVYENGYMRQQLHNPSVATTDTSCESVVTSGQHHQQQNPAATRPQRDANNPAGLLAIAEETLAEFLSKATGTAVDWVQMVGMKPGPDSIGIIAVSHNCSGVAARACGLVSLEPTKVAEILKDRPSWYRDCRCVDVLHVIPTGNGGTIELIYMQTYAPTTLAAPRDFWILRYTSGLEDGSLVICERSLTQSTGGPSGPNTPNFVRAEVLPSGYLIRPCEGGGSMIHIVDHVDLDAWSVPEVLRPLYESPKILAQKMTIAALRHIRQIAHESSGEMPYGGGRQPAVLRTFSQRLSRGFNDAVNGFPDDGWSLMSSDGAEDVTIAFNSSPNKLVGSHVNSSQLFSAIGGGILCAKASMLLQNVPPALLVRFLREHRSEWADPGVDAYSAAALRASPYAVPGLRAGGFMGSQVILPLAHTLEHEEFLEVIRLEGHSLCHDEVVLSRDMYLLQLCSGVDENAAGACAQLVFAPIDESFADDAPLLPSGFRVIPLDGKTDAPSATRTLDLASTLEVGSGGTTRASSDTSSTCNTRSVLTIAFQFSYENHLRESVAAMARQYVRTVVASVQRVAMAIAPSRLGGQIETKNPPGSPEAHTLARWIGRSYRFHTGADLLRTDSQSTDSSLKAMWQHSDSIMCCSLKAAPVFTFANQAGLDMLETTLIALQDISLEKILDDDGRKALCTEFPKIMQQGFAYLPGGVCVSSMGRPVSYEQAVAWKVLSDDDTPHCLAFMFVNWSFV, from the exons atggcggcggcgatggtggcggcggtgcatgGAGTGGGGAGGCAGGACAGGTCGTCGcctggcggcggaggggcgccGCAGGTGGACACGGGCAAGTACGTGCGCTACACCCCGGAGCAGGTGGAGGCGCTGGAGCGGGTCTACGGCGAGTGCCCCAAGCCCAGCTCGCTCCGCCGCCAGCAGCTCATCCGCGAGTGCCCCATACTCAGCAACATCGAGCCCAAGCAGATCAAGGTCTGGTTCCAGAACCGCAG GTGCCGCGAGAAGCAGCGCAAGGAGGCATCTCGCCTGCAAACTGTGAACCGGAAGTTGACTGCGATGAACAAGCTGTTGATGGAGGAGAATGACAGGCTGCAGAAGCAGGTGTCCCGCCTCGTTTACGAGAACGGGTACATGCGGCAGCAGCTCCATAAT CCTTCTGTGGCAACTACAGACACGAGCTGTGAGTCTGTGGTTACAAGTGGTCAACACCACCAACAGCAAAACCCAGCAGCCACGCGTCCGCAAAGGGACGCGAACAACCCAGCTGG TCTACTCGCTATAGCTGAGGAGACCTTGGCAGAGTTCCTGTCGAAAGCGACGGGTACTGCTGTCGATTGGGTGCAAATGGTTGGGATGAAG CCTGGTCCGGATTCCATTGGAATCATCGCTGTTTCGCACAATTGTAGTGGCGTAGCAGCACGAGCTTGCGGCCTTGTGAGCCTTGAGCCCACAAAG GTTGCTGAGATCCTTAAGGATCGCCCATCTTGGTATCGCGATTGCCGGTGTGTGGATGTGCTCCATGTTATCCCTACGGGTAATGGTGGAACTATTGAGCTTATCTACATGCAG ACTTATGCACCGACAACTTTGGCGGCACCACGTGACTTCTGGATACTCCGTTACACTAGTGGTCTTGAGGATGGAAGTCTTGTG ATCTGTGAGAGATCATTGACTCAATCCACTGGTGGCCCATCAGGACCTAACACTCCAAACTTTGTCAGAGCCGAGGTGCTTCCTAGCGGCTATTTGATCCGCCCATGTGAGGGGGGTGGTTCCATGATTCACATTGTGGATCATGTTGATTTGGAT GCTTGGAGTGTGCCTGAGGTCCTTCGACCACTTTATGAATCTCCTAAGATCCTTGCGCAGAAGATGACAATTGCT GCACTGCGTCACATTAGGCAAATTGCACATGAATCAAGTGGGGAAATGCCCTATGGAGGGGGCCGTCAGCCAGCAGTTCTGAGAACATTTAGTCAGAGGCTAAGCAG AGGCTTCAATGATGCTGTCAATGGATTCCCGGATGATGGCTGGTCACTGATGAGCAGCGATGGTGCTGAGGATGTGACAATTGCATTTAACTCATCTCCAAACAAGCTTGTTGGATCTCATGTCAACTCCTCCCAGCTGTTTTCTGCAATTGGAGGCGGCATCTTGTGTGCAAAGGCATCTATGCTGTTACAG AATGTACCACCTGCTCTCCTAGTGCGATTTTTGAGGGAGCACCGCTCTGAATGGGCTGATCCTGGTGTTGATGCTTATTCTGCTGCTGCGTTGAGGGCTAGTCCATATGCAGTTCCTGGTCTGCGAGCTGGTGGTTTTATGGGCAGTCAGGTTATATTGCCACTTGCGCACACCTTAGAGCATGAAGAG TTCCTGGAGGTCATTAGGCTTGAGGGACACAGCCTCTGCCATGATGAGGTCGTTCTATCAAGAGATATGTACCTTCTGCAG CTGTGCAGCGGTGTAGATGAAAATGCTGCAGGTGCATGTGCCCAGCTTGTCTTTGCACCCATTGACGAATCTTTTGCTGATGATGCACCACTGCTACCCTCAGGCTTCCGTGTGATACCACTGGATGGCAAGACG GATGCACCATCTGCGACACGCACACTTGACCTGGCATCTACTCTTGAGGTTGGATCGGGTGGGACTACACGGGCTTCTAGTGACACCTCGAGCACCTGCAACACAAGATCGGTCCTGACCATAGCTTTCCAATTCTCATATGAAAACCACCTTCGTGAAAGCGTAGCGGCAATGGCCAGGCAGTATGTCCGGACCGTGGTGGCATCAGTGCAGAGAGTGGCCATGGCAATAGCTCCTTCACGTCTTGGTGGACAGATTGAAACAAAGAACCCTCCAGGATCTCCTGAGGCCCATACGCTTGCAAGGTGGATTGGGAGGAGCTACCG ATTCCACACTGGAGCGGATCTCCTTCGCACAGACTCACAAAGCACGGATTCTTCCTTGAAAGCAATGTGGCAACACTCTGATTCAATCATGTGCTGCTCCCTGAAG GCTGCTCCTGTGTTCACCTTCGCCAACCAAGCCGGCCTCGACATGCTGGAGACGACGCTGATTGCTCTCCAGGACATCTCGCTCGAGAAGATCCTTGATGATGATGGCCGGAAGGCACTATGTACAGAGTTCCCCAAGATCATGCAGCAG GGTTTCGCCTACCTCCCGGGCGGCGTGTGCGTGTCGAGCATGGGGCGGCCGGTGTCGTACGAGCAGGCGGTGGCGTGGAAGGTCCTGAGCGACGACGACACGCCGCACTGCCTCGCCTTCATGTTCGTCAACTGGTCATTCGTCTGA